CCAGGCGGCTGTGTCTCCATGCTAACACACCGAGCAGCACGGGGCTTCAAAGTTACCTCCAACCAACGAACAAACACCTCCCGGGAAACACACCGAGAGAAACGGAAACGGAGTTTacttctcaaaataaaaaaaaacctgcaagtTTGTAGCCTGAAGCAGCAAATAGCTTTCTGCTAATTAACATGCTAATGATAATTAAGGTGTAATTCTGTAGCtgcagtgtgttgttgtgtttcctctcctgctgtcacagcttgttgttgttgttgttgtgtttcctctcctgctgtcacagcttgttgttgttgttgttgtgtttcctctcctgctgtcacagcttgttgttgttgttgtgtttcctctcctgctgtcacagcttgttgttgttgttgtgtttcctctccCGCTGTcacagcttgttgttgttgttgttgttgtgttgacaAGCCTTCATGGGAGCTAACTAGCTGGCTAACTAGCAATGCCAACGCTAGCAGCTAACACTTTCTTAAGTTATTATTTGTATCTACTGAACAGTTTAACAGTAAGGCTGCTGCTCGTTttaatgccacaaaaagtttatctatgtttttacttttctttacgGGAGCTGAAGCTGTTAGCCTAGCGTGCTAAGCAGCTAGCCTAGCCTAGCTCCTGTGACAGCCCCCCCGCCGTCCTGCGTCAGCCCCCAAACAGCGCTGCTGACTGCGGACTGGATCCTCACAGTTCCCCGGAAACCGTCCACACTCCTCCGACACGGAGGGAAAGTAGTTTTTAAAATCCTTCCGGGTGTTTCGTGTCCTGTGCGGGGTCTCCGTCCGTTACAGGTaactccatctctctcttctgtgtttTCCCAGTTTCTTCCTGTTTGGACGAACGCCTCCTCACAgcatcacaaacacaacacacactcagcttCCGGTGaacaatgtcaaaataaaagtccgTCGAGCCTGCGGCTTCGAAATCGATTAATCAGATgtgatttaaatatttgaaaaaaatctgaaccGACAGTAAAGCAGGAAAATCCTTTaatgagaaaaaaggaagaaaattaatactgaattaaaaacaaattaaatttaaaactctgctgctcgcttacagaACAGCGACAAACGTCTCGTCTTTACTTTaactctgatccaggtctagatttaagatttactgtTATTGATCCCTGTAagttatgaacacacacatgcagaaacaggatcctatggacatgcactaatggagagatgtcagagtgatggagctgcccacagcggaCGCTCTTGAtgtgatggtggggagggggtttggtgccttcaGGCACccctccagctaccagaccaacttctatatttggtctgcaccgggactctacagactgagctactgaaACCCACgtctacactcccccccccccccactacgctgtgccaatgaaaggcgtctgatccaaccttcacaacagggtcctaagtctaactagactcttctcctctgtcgccccccggtggtggaatgaacttccaaactccatgtgatctgcagagtccctctgcacctttaagaaaaagctaaagacccagctctttcatgaatacctactaacttaatgatgatggtctccatattattgatgatgatgatggtaatgacgatggtttttgtttgataacgacgacttataagatggtttctatactgattagagctctcaagaactgccctcaatgttgtgctttgcctctggtcacttcctgtcagcacctgtgtgtccaatcagactcaaagctgatcgtttgctcttactgacattgttcccttttttctagatccttccttgtgttgttcttactctctgatgtacgtcgctttggataaaagagtctgctaagtgaattgtagaattgtagaaaatgtATCAGAcaccctgaagtcccaaaataCAGATGTTATCTCGTGAGTTCTTATCTGGTGGAAACAAGTAATTATCTTGAGCATGAAAGTTGGATGATAATTAATTTTTAAAGGGTTTTTCTACGGTGTCCCTGAAgccccaaaaagtaaaaaatactaTATTGTGTTCTTGTGCTATCAACATAGTTATctcaggggcgctggtggcgcagtggttagtgcacgcgccccatgtatggagactgTCATCTCAAGTGGGCGGCCctgggttcacatcccacctgtggcctcccCATcacatgtcactccccactctctctctctgattagtttttttttttacagagtcCCTGAAATCCCTAAAAGTCAAAATACTGTGTGCACAGATATCTGTTCTCAGAGTGCAAGGACAAGTTGTTTTTCTCGTTCACAGAAGATAAAACATTTCCACCTCTTACAGGCAGACTCACCTCACCTCAACTGTCAGGAAACAGAGAGCTCTAATAAAGGTATAAAGGAAACAAAGGGCAGTTTGGTAAACTTCAGTATCCCTCAGAATCTCAGTTCTTCTCTAACTTAAtctaaaaaggttttttttatgttgtttaaaTGTGATCTCAAGCAGACAGCGTCGACAGAAACTGTgcgcttttattgtgaagaagaATCCGCGTAGTAAACCCCTGACTTCCGGTAGCTTGACTCAGCACGCGGCTGTACTCATGCAGCAACACGACGGTGACGTCAGCACTACACGAGGCTCAGCTCCTTCTGTTTGTTCATCATTGAATCAACAATTTTGTTGGctggaaaaaatgttttttttatcgtcACGTTCAGAATTTCTTCAGAAAAAGTGTCAGGAACAGTCACACCACGAGAATCCGCTTTACTCTGGATCAAATTCACAGTGGTtcaatttagtttaaaaaactgtAATATTGCATAGAAGGTAACATAAGTGATAAACGTATAGGTAATATAAAATATTACAATATAAAAGTCATGCAGCTCCCAAACACGTGTTTTCGTTTCTGTCCCTTTAGACAGAGAGTTCTGCCGAGGAGCCGCTGAGCCGGGCATCAAACCTCTGACCGTTTACAGTCGGGCTCAGCTGCagtttctcactctctctctcgctctctctcgttTGTGTGGGAGTCTATTTCAAGAGTCATCTCTCAGCTTCTTTACGCACCGACTCTATTTAGCAtcctgtttccatggtaaccgGCTCCGTTCTTTTTGTTGACTGAGCATCTCTGAGAGCAGCCCGAGCCGACAGCGGAGAGTTTGTATAGAAAGAATACTACAGATGTTATATTTATAACATCAGGTCTAACGCGTGTTTAACTGTTTAGTGTTTGTGACTGAAGTTAAAATGTGCTGCAGGGCGTCTCATGTGACTTATTGTATATTCTACAAAACATCAGAGTCATGTTAATGTTGAACTCTCCTGTTTCCAGCTGTGTGACCTGAAACCTTCTCAATAAATCTGTGGGTTCAAGGTGCAGAACTCTGGAATAACTAAACCTTTAACCGCTGTAGATATAAAAGGtcaaaaccatagactgtatttattatgtttgaagcctgagtggcgtcccccgtctgttcctgcagggggcgctggagtcccatcgatggcggtctccatgctggaaatgctgtctcagtctaactttcagtcaacctaacgacaggctgagagctggagctgaggcgggttttaaacctcctgacaaaccgttacaccgcgcccacctgtcaatcaggtcagctacacgccttattgtgaataactcttatccttcatcaaatcaaaactgatgagtcatcaaaacattcaccccccgtacagtgtgtgtccatccagacatgagctaatcacacctatttggttttttgaaccaggctgtaaacatgttcatctctgctgtaaaaacaggctttttagaatgggtgtgtatgtgacttcctgtgcttctgcagccagcctctagtggacactcctggaactgcaggattttacacttcagcatcgacTTCATGTTTAAACACCGGAGGTTTCCACTTCAAAAGCCAAACATGTTAAGAGTGTCACCGTGTTGTTCAGATTTGATTTCACTGAAACCAGAAAAAGTTGATCAGTCCAtatttttcagtaaatgtttgtttttaatgaatataTTCAAAGATTTACAAAACATTTGTAGATTACAAATGATTTGTATTCATGAGAAAAAAGAGCTCAGCTGCAGATTTCACACTTTAAGAGGAAGCATCGGTCACCGTCTGTGTGGTCATTAGAAGGAGTACggacacttcctgtcagcaaAGTCAGAGTCAGACACTTGGGGAcattttctccttcaaaataaaataaaaaacatgtgaatcaaacacactttcttcttcttcttgcagcTCGGTTAGGCGAGCAGTGTCCCTTCTGCTTCTAGTGATCACATcctggacacacacagatgaagcCGATGGGAAACATCTGCATCTCTCCTTCAACTCATTCAGCATCCTGTTTGTCCTCCAGCTCAACCTGCAGAGGTTTAGTCTGTTTGACAAAGTCCTGAATGAAGAGTTTAATCAGCAGCACAGGACAGCAAACTCTCcctcttcccccctcctcctcctcctcctcctcctcctccctcagtGATGTTCTTCTTCAGTCTGAATGGATCAGCCGTCTGTCACTTCAAACATCAGCAGCCATGTTTAGATAAACGTCCACATTGAACCTCTGTGATTTTAAAGATGCTCTGATCGTCCAACGCGTGGGAGAGTCTAGAACAcgtctcttcttctgctctccGGCAGGTCGGTCAGACCTTGCAGCTCCCTCAGACcctgaagaggagaagaagaaaaacagccaatcaggtTTCTCCTCTGTTGAGtctgactgaaaacacacaaacaacaaatacgacgaaaatgtttctttgtgaTCATTAATAATCAGACCCTGAAATCCTACATTCATTGATTTAAAGGGGATagaggggagtgtgtgtgtgtgtgtgtgtgtgtgtgtgtgtgtgtgtgtgtgtgtgtgtgtgtgtgtgtgtgtgtgtgtgtgtgtgcgtgcgtgtcaAACAGACCTCCAGCACCATGCGGATGTTGGCTTTAATCTTTGCTGAATCTTTGGTTAGCTGCTCCGtgaagctgaaacacacacatgtagcaTTAGTTAGCatctctcaatcaaaacaatggaAACAGCTAGCATGAAGCTAACACACAACAGACACTCAGAGACTGTTTGTCATCTGACGGCAGATTCATCTCAAATGGATCATTACAGGAACTCTCAAAAAGTGAGTTGTGCTGCTGTTGTAATAAATCGGCACCCTCTGCTGGAGGCTGACAGTTATTGCATGAATGAAACACCCACAGGAAAAAGGTGCCTCTGCTGCAGCACGTCCAACCCCGTGTTTGTTCTTTagacatttaaatgttgtaCTGACGCTGTGAGCTGACTCGTCTTCTTGTCGATGAATTTGAGAGCCTCGTCGTGAGTCATCTCCACAAAGAACCCGTAACCGACCGCTACGAAGATCCTCGACGAGTCCTCCCTGACCGAacgagagaagaagaaagaggggCGGGGTTAAAGAGAGGCTATCCTTCCAGCTTTAACAGAcgataaatataaaaaaatacatgataaGCTTAGTTCTGGTTCTGAGCTtacagctgaatgaaaagacaaaaaaaaccctgggAGAAAAAGATCACAACAACAACGTGTAGAAAGCAGTCAGTGGTCGGTCAGTCTCCATTCAAACCTCTTTAGAGGCATTACATAGCTCAAGGAGGCGTCCTGCAAGCTGTTGGCCctggttcaagtctgacctgtagCTGCTTTCCTGCTTGTCAACAGGAcctaaagatgtgtgtgtgtgtgtgtgtgtgtgtgtgtgtgtgtgagtgatccCCTCTGAGTCAGCTCTTTAGTTTGTGTCTATCAGAGTCTCAGATCAGCAGCTTACACTTCAGCCTGAACGTAGAAGTTACAGCCCAGATCCACTTCTGTCTTCAGCTGCTGAGAGCCCgactcctacacacacacacacacacacacacacacacacacacacacacacacacacacacacacacacacacacacacacacacacacacgtgaaatAAAGtaactgaaattaaaaataatcatattCCAGCAGGAAGTCCGTCCAagcatttaatttatttcatctcaacagcagagtgtgtgtgtgtgtgtgtgtgtgtgtgtgtgtgtgtgtgtgtgtgtgtgtggacctgcagagtgtgtgtgtgtgtgtgtgtgtgtgtgtgtgtgtgtgtgtgtgtacctgcagagTCTGGATGGTGTTCTTCAGCTGCAGGTACTGAGAGATCTTCTCATACACTGAGTCCCTCTGCTCCAACACCTTTctggaagaaaaacatcaataaacCTTCAGTAAGTTAAACCTCCAGGTGAGCTTCATCCTGACTGTCCTAATATATATAgaatatatttataatgtatatttataatgtatatttataatatatatttataatgtatatttataatatatttataatgtatatatataatgtatatttatgatgtatatataatatatatttataatgtatatttataatatatttatgatgtatatataatgtatatttataatgtatatttataatatattatattataaatatatatattatattttaatattacattataaatatattatattataatgtgtatatatataatgtatatatctataatgtgtatatataatgtatatttataatgtatatatttataatgtatatttataatgtgtatataatgtatatttataatgtatatttataatgtgtatttatataatatatatttataatttatatatatataatgtatattataatgtgtatttataatgtacatatataatatatctttataatgtgtatttataatgtacatatataatatatctttataatgtgtatttataatgtgtatttataatgtacatatataatatatctttataatgtgtatttataatgtacatatataatatatctttataatgtgtatttataatgtGTATTATAATGTACATATATAATGTATCTttataatgtgtatttataatgtGTATTATAATgtacatatataatatatctttataatgtgtatttataatgtacatatataatatatctttataatgtgtatttataatgtacatatataatgtatatttataatgtgtatttataatgtacatatataatatatcttTATAATGTGTATTATAATgtacatatataatatatctttataatgtgtatttataatgtacatatataatatatctttataatgtgtatttataatgtacatatataatgtatatttataatgtgtatttataatgtacatatataatatatcttTATAATGTGTATTATAATgtacatatataatatatctttataatgtgtatttataatgtacatatataatgtatatttataatatatttataatatatatataatgtatatttataatgtatatatataatatatttataatgtatatttataatgtatatatataatgtatatttataatgtgtatttataatgtacatatataatatatctttataatgtgtatttataatgtgtatttataatgtacatatataatatatctttagaatgtgtatttataatgtatatatataatatatc
This region of Labrus bergylta chromosome 12, fLabBer1.1, whole genome shotgun sequence genomic DNA includes:
- the uxt gene encoding protein UXT, whose translation is MSLPVHANANANVDRKVLQYENFINEVLKRDLQKVLEQRDSVYEKISQYLQLKNTIQTLQESGSQQLKTEVDLGCNFYVQAEVEDSSRIFVAVGYGFFVEMTHDEALKFIDKKTSQLTAFTEQLTKDSAKIKANIRMVLEGLRELQGLTDLPESRRRDVF